The following are encoded together in the Chaetodon auriga isolate fChaAug3 chromosome 4, fChaAug3.hap1, whole genome shotgun sequence genome:
- the LOC143320006 gene encoding suppressor of cytokine signaling 1-like produces MVRDNLDRTVVQSQKQNCTAETQSQSQPPEEPAGPERAQSPEGVNPESQEPTDRQLDLLFWSKLKLQEEPDTWSEPVTGADAESFPTHLRPFSSAAEYKLVKRTYLHLQHSGYYWGSMTMEEAHEILAHASLGTFLIRDSGQPDVFFTLSYQSDDGPTSVRVQLNNLLFSLYGSHRTFPSLFALLTYYTSSSCKLTVPYRKQRPERLKQMCRRALVSTYGAENISTLPGLSIQIKDYVHAYPCCI; encoded by the exons ATGGTCAGAGACAATCTTGACAGAACAGTAGTACAGAGCCAGAAACAGAACTGCACAGCTGAGACACAGAGCCAGAGTCAACCCCCTGAGGAACCCGCGGGGCCAGAACGAGCCCAGAGCCCAGAGGGAGTAAACCCAGAGAGCCAGGAGCCGACAGACAGGCAGCTAGATTTACTGTTCTGGAGCAAACTCAAGTTACAGGAGGAACCCGACACGTGGAGCGAG CCTGTAACTGGAGCTGATGCTGAGAGCTTTCCCACACACCTCCGTCCATTCAGCAGCGCAGCAGAGTATAAACTTGTGAAACGCACTTACCTGCATCTCCAGCACAGTGGTTACTACTGGGGCTCAATGACCATGGAGGAGGCACACGAAATACTCGCACACGCGTCACTGGGCACCTTCCTCATCAG AGACAGCGGCCAGCCGGACGTCTTCTTCACTCTGAGTTACCAAAGCGACGACGGCCCGACCAGCGTTCGTGTCCAGCTGAACAACCTGCTCTTCAGTCTGTATGGCAGCCACAGGACTTTCCCCTCACTCTTCGCTCTGCTCACGTATTACACCAGCTCCTCCTGTAAGCTGACAGTGCCCTATCGCAAGCAGCGTCCGGAGCGCCTGAAGCAGATGTGCAGGAGGGCTCTTGTAAGCACATATGGAGCAGAAAATATCAGCACCTTACCTGGACTCAGCATTCAAATTAAAGACTATGTTCATGCGTACCCTTGTTGTATATAG